The Manis javanica isolate MJ-LG chromosome 4, MJ_LKY, whole genome shotgun sequence genome contains a region encoding:
- the CIMAP3 gene encoding ciliary microtubule-associated protein 3 isoform X5 yields MCFRKAEMEPVNIPFGTCQQRKLFPHFHPPNFLGNKFLPLRGVPHRGPGCYIADDKYGLAYNLSKIPTSRRGYAFGARTALRFTPINKVNSGGMCIGFCVTCLAACICMESKGQRDMMPSPGMYQTVNPQDQKHKQNFAPFNASLPRFRTYSKDSYHPGCPLTKNLESIGTVWPTYACSTIEKLGVPS; encoded by the exons ATGTGCTTCCGCAAAGCTG AGATGGAGCCTGTTAACATCCCTTTTGGGACATGTCAGCAGAGGAAGCTCTTTCCTCACTTCCATCCCCCAAACTTCTTGGGGAACAAGTTTCTCCCTCTTAGGGGAGTGCCCCACAGAGGGCCTGGATGCTACATAGCAGACGAT AAGTATGGCTTGGCATACAATCTCTCTAAGATCCCCACCAGCAGAAGAGGATATGCTTTTGGAGCCAGAACAGCACTGAGGTTTACGCCAATCAACAAGGTTAACAGTGGCGGAATGTGCATAGGTTTTTGTGTGACCTGTCTTGCTGCATGTATTTGCATGGAGAGCAAAGGGCAGAGA GATATGATGCCTTCCCCAGGCATGTACCAGACAGTAAATCCTCAGGATcagaaacacaaacaaaatttTGCTCCATTTAATGCCTCGTTGCCTCGATTTAGGACATACTCGAAGGACAGTTATCACCCTGG CTGTCCACTGACAAAGAATTTAGAAAGCATCGGAACCGTGTGGCCTACCTACGCCTGTTCTACAATTGAGAAACTGGGAGTACCTTCCTGA
- the CIMAP3 gene encoding ciliary microtubule-associated protein 3 isoform X2, giving the protein MCFRKAEMEPVNIPFGTCQQRKLFPHFHPPNFLGNKFLPLRGVPHRGPGCYIADDYGLAYNLSKIPTSRRGYAFGARTALRFTPINKVNSGGMCIGFCVTCLAACICMESKGQRDMMPSPGMYQTVNPQDQKHKQNFAPFNASLPRFRTYSKDSYHPGPGTYNPETKLAQKISWPMKFGSPDWAQVPCVQKRTLKVELSTDKEFRKHRNRVAYLRLFYN; this is encoded by the exons ATGTGCTTCCGCAAAGCTG AGATGGAGCCTGTTAACATCCCTTTTGGGACATGTCAGCAGAGGAAGCTCTTTCCTCACTTCCATCCCCCAAACTTCTTGGGGAACAAGTTTCTCCCTCTTAGGGGAGTGCCCCACAGAGGGCCTGGATGCTACATAGCAGACGAT TATGGCTTGGCATACAATCTCTCTAAGATCCCCACCAGCAGAAGAGGATATGCTTTTGGAGCCAGAACAGCACTGAGGTTTACGCCAATCAACAAGGTTAACAGTGGCGGAATGTGCATAGGTTTTTGTGTGACCTGTCTTGCTGCATGTATTTGCATGGAGAGCAAAGGGCAGAGA GATATGATGCCTTCCCCAGGCATGTACCAGACAGTAAATCCTCAGGATcagaaacacaaacaaaatttTGCTCCATTTAATGCCTCGTTGCCTCGATTTAGGACATACTCGAAGGACAGTTATCACCCTGG CCCTGGCACATACAACCCAGAGACAAAGCTAGCGCAGAAGATCAGCTGGCCAATGAAATTTGGATCTCCGGACTGGGCTCAGGTTCCCTGTGTACAGAAAAGAACTCTAAAAGTTGAG CTGTCCACTGACAAAGAATTTAGAAAGCATCGGAACCGTGTGGCCTACCTACGCCTGTTCTACAATTGA
- the LOC118972178 gene encoding pepsin B-like, translating into MKILVLALVCLHLSEGLERVILRKGKSIREAMDEQGVLDTFLKNHPKGDPAAKYHFNNDAVAYEPITNYLDSYYFGEISIGTPPQNFLVLFDTGSSNLWVPSTYCQSQACSDHNRFNPSQSSTFTNIGQTYTLSYGFGSLSVVLGSDIMTVQNIVIQNQEFGLSEYEPNYPFYYADFDGILGMAYPSLAVGNDPTVMQSLLQQGQLTQPIFSFYFSRQPTYQYGGELILGGVDTNLYSGQIVWAPVTREMYWQIPIEEFAVGNQATGLCSQGCQAIVDTGTFPLAVPQQYMSSFLEATGAQQAQNGDYVVNCNYVQSLPIITFIISGYQLPLPPSTYVLNKNGYCILGIEATYVPSPTGQPLWILGDVFLREYYSVYDMANNRVGFAYSA; encoded by the exons ATGAAGATCCTGGTCTTGGCCTTGGTGTGTCTACACCTCTCAGAGGGTTTGGAAAG AGTCATCCTGAGGAAAGGCAAGTCTATCCGCGAGGCCATGGATGAACAGGGTGTACTGGACACATTCCTCAAGAACCACCCAAAAGGTGACCCAGCTGCCAAGTATCACTTCAACAACGATGCTGTTGCTTATGAGCCCATCACCAACTACCTGGAT AGTTACTACTTCGGGGAAATCAGCATCGGGACACCACCCCAAAATTTTCTGGTCCTCTTTGACACTGGCTCCTCCAACCTGTGGGTGCCCTCCACCTACTGCCAGAGCCAGGCCTGCT CGGATCACAACAGGTTCAACCCCAGCCAGTCCTCCACCTTCACAAACATCGGACAAACCTACACACTctcctatggatttgggagtctAAGTGTGGTTCTTGGATCTGACATCATGACT GTCCAGAACATTGTCATCCAAAACCAGGAGTTTGGCCTCAGTGAGTATGAACCCAACTACCCCTTCTACTATGCAGACTTTGATGGGATCCTGGGAATGGCCTACCCCAGTCTGGCTGTGGGGAATGACCCAACGGTGATGCAGAGCCTGCTGCAGCAGGGCCAGCTCACCCAACCCATCTTCAGCTTCTACTTTTCGCG CCAACCAACCTATCAGTATGGTGGAGAGCTCATCCTGGGAGGCGTGGACACCAATCTCTACTCTGGACAGATTGTCTGGGCTCCTGTCACCCGGGAAATGTACTGGCAGATTCCCATTGAGGA GTTTGCTGTCGGTAACCAGGCCACcggtttgtgctcccagggctGCCAGGCCATCGTGGATACGGGAACCTTCCCACTGGCTGTTCCCCAGCAGTACATGAGCTCCTTCTTGGAGGCCACAGGAGCCCAGCAGGCTCAGAACGGTGAT TATGTAGTCAACTGCAACTATGTGCAGAGCTTGCCCATCATCACCTTCATAATCAGCGGCTaccagctccctctgcctccctctaccTACGTCTTAAAT aaaaatggctACTGCATACTTGGGATTGAGGCCACTTACGTGCCTTCCCCCACTGGGCAGCCCCTGTGGATTCTGGGAGATGTCTTCCTCAGGGAATATTACAGTGTGTATGACATGGCCAACAACAGGGTGGGCTTTGCCTACTCTGCATAG
- the CIMAP3 gene encoding ciliary microtubule-associated protein 3 isoform X3, translating to MCFRKAEMEPVNIPFGTCQQRKLFPHFHPPNFLGNKFLPLRGVPHRGPGCYIADDKYGLAYNLSKIPTSRRGYAFGARTALRFTPINKDMMPSPGMYQTVNPQDQKHKQNFAPFNASLPRFRTYSKDSYHPGPGTYNPETKLAQKISWPMKFGSPDWAQVPCVQKRTLKVELSTDKEFRKHRNRVAYLRLFYN from the exons ATGTGCTTCCGCAAAGCTG AGATGGAGCCTGTTAACATCCCTTTTGGGACATGTCAGCAGAGGAAGCTCTTTCCTCACTTCCATCCCCCAAACTTCTTGGGGAACAAGTTTCTCCCTCTTAGGGGAGTGCCCCACAGAGGGCCTGGATGCTACATAGCAGACGAT AAGTATGGCTTGGCATACAATCTCTCTAAGATCCCCACCAGCAGAAGAGGATATGCTTTTGGAGCCAGAACAGCACTGAGGTTTACGCCAATCAACAAG GATATGATGCCTTCCCCAGGCATGTACCAGACAGTAAATCCTCAGGATcagaaacacaaacaaaatttTGCTCCATTTAATGCCTCGTTGCCTCGATTTAGGACATACTCGAAGGACAGTTATCACCCTGG CCCTGGCACATACAACCCAGAGACAAAGCTAGCGCAGAAGATCAGCTGGCCAATGAAATTTGGATCTCCGGACTGGGCTCAGGTTCCCTGTGTACAGAAAAGAACTCTAAAAGTTGAG CTGTCCACTGACAAAGAATTTAGAAAGCATCGGAACCGTGTGGCCTACCTACGCCTGTTCTACAATTGA
- the CIMAP3 gene encoding ciliary microtubule-associated protein 3 isoform X1, whose amino-acid sequence MCFRKAEMEPVNIPFGTCQQRKLFPHFHPPNFLGNKFLPLRGVPHRGPGCYIADDKYGLAYNLSKIPTSRRGYAFGARTALRFTPINKVNSGGMCIGFCVTCLAACICMESKGQRDMMPSPGMYQTVNPQDQKHKQNFAPFNASLPRFRTYSKDSYHPGPGTYNPETKLAQKISWPMKFGSPDWAQVPCVQKRTLKVELSTDKEFRKHRNRVAYLRLFYN is encoded by the exons ATGTGCTTCCGCAAAGCTG AGATGGAGCCTGTTAACATCCCTTTTGGGACATGTCAGCAGAGGAAGCTCTTTCCTCACTTCCATCCCCCAAACTTCTTGGGGAACAAGTTTCTCCCTCTTAGGGGAGTGCCCCACAGAGGGCCTGGATGCTACATAGCAGACGAT AAGTATGGCTTGGCATACAATCTCTCTAAGATCCCCACCAGCAGAAGAGGATATGCTTTTGGAGCCAGAACAGCACTGAGGTTTACGCCAATCAACAAGGTTAACAGTGGCGGAATGTGCATAGGTTTTTGTGTGACCTGTCTTGCTGCATGTATTTGCATGGAGAGCAAAGGGCAGAGA GATATGATGCCTTCCCCAGGCATGTACCAGACAGTAAATCCTCAGGATcagaaacacaaacaaaatttTGCTCCATTTAATGCCTCGTTGCCTCGATTTAGGACATACTCGAAGGACAGTTATCACCCTGG CCCTGGCACATACAACCCAGAGACAAAGCTAGCGCAGAAGATCAGCTGGCCAATGAAATTTGGATCTCCGGACTGGGCTCAGGTTCCCTGTGTACAGAAAAGAACTCTAAAAGTTGAG CTGTCCACTGACAAAGAATTTAGAAAGCATCGGAACCGTGTGGCCTACCTACGCCTGTTCTACAATTGA
- the CIMAP3 gene encoding ciliary microtubule-associated protein 3 isoform X4: MCFRKAEMEPVNIPFGTCQQRKLFPHFHPPNFLGNKFLPLRGVPHRGPGCYIADDYGLAYNLSKIPTSRRGYAFGARTALRFTPINKDMMPSPGMYQTVNPQDQKHKQNFAPFNASLPRFRTYSKDSYHPGPGTYNPETKLAQKISWPMKFGSPDWAQVPCVQKRTLKVELSTDKEFRKHRNRVAYLRLFYN; encoded by the exons ATGTGCTTCCGCAAAGCTG AGATGGAGCCTGTTAACATCCCTTTTGGGACATGTCAGCAGAGGAAGCTCTTTCCTCACTTCCATCCCCCAAACTTCTTGGGGAACAAGTTTCTCCCTCTTAGGGGAGTGCCCCACAGAGGGCCTGGATGCTACATAGCAGACGAT TATGGCTTGGCATACAATCTCTCTAAGATCCCCACCAGCAGAAGAGGATATGCTTTTGGAGCCAGAACAGCACTGAGGTTTACGCCAATCAACAAG GATATGATGCCTTCCCCAGGCATGTACCAGACAGTAAATCCTCAGGATcagaaacacaaacaaaatttTGCTCCATTTAATGCCTCGTTGCCTCGATTTAGGACATACTCGAAGGACAGTTATCACCCTGG CCCTGGCACATACAACCCAGAGACAAAGCTAGCGCAGAAGATCAGCTGGCCAATGAAATTTGGATCTCCGGACTGGGCTCAGGTTCCCTGTGTACAGAAAAGAACTCTAAAAGTTGAG CTGTCCACTGACAAAGAATTTAGAAAGCATCGGAACCGTGTGGCCTACCTACGCCTGTTCTACAATTGA